The following is a genomic window from Cygnus atratus isolate AKBS03 ecotype Queensland, Australia chromosome 8, CAtr_DNAZoo_HiC_assembly, whole genome shotgun sequence.
TATTTTTGAAGGGGTCTTGTCATGAGAACTTCTTGAAAGACataagacttatttttttatttttgctaatagCTTCATCTTCTACTATCTATCTGAACTTCATGAGCTGCGACCATAGTTGCACAAATAATGCAAGCAatgaaaaagcatatttttttctggagggcAAGCACTCTGTTACAAGCCGAACTCAGAAGCTGCAAGAACCCTTACCATGTTTCAGAAATATGTACAAAATGTAATTAGgttgatataaaaaaaatgtttaagctTGACAAGTAAACCAACCTGAAACATACTACATTCCATATCTGGATAAAAACTGGCCTATGATATTAGTCAACATTTCAGTAATCACAGATGCCTTCTATCCTAGTTCTCAGATACTTTGTTTACCTGTGTTAAGTTCCTCTGCTATATGGATATCTTCAGCTTGCACAGATTGGTCCAACATTTCAACAAAACGTTCCTGAATTTCTCCAGCAGCCTCATCACCGAACTTATAATCACTGAGCATCACACTGGATCCAGCAAAAGGGACAAACAGTCTCTGAGGTAAGACATGATATACCCTCtcaaaatctaaaagaaaatggggaaaaataccaTCCAAATAAAAGCCTTGCCAGTTATGATAAGACTCCTAATTAATCTGACAGTAAAACAAAGCTATTGCAAACGAACTGCTCAAGGTTTCCATGTAAAAATCCTGATTTCAAACATGGTTTGTTTAGTTGTTACTGTTCTATTAAAGTTTTGGCTGCTATTATACTGATTTATGTTTTCACATTACTCTCTCCAGAAATATCTGAGAGACCTCCAAAACAGACTATAAAACGTTAAACAGACCTTTTATCATGCTTACAATAACTAGCAAAAGAATTCTGGGAAAGACTGAAGATAAGAGTGCACACAGGACAGCATATAATTTCAACACGGAGGATTTGCAAACACTTGGCTCCTTTATTGCATGTTTACAGCCACAAAGCACGGGTGCCATCTaaagaggaaactgaaaatTGCATGCAAATAAAAGCATCAAGTTTAAAGCACGGAGTTCAGATAAAAGTAAGCTAACAGTAATGTAGAATGGTATAGCACACCAAAAAGAACTGTTACCCTAAAGTAAATGGTAATTCTGAACACAAATTCTTTTCCCTTATATGATCAacctgtttccatttcttttccattttttctaaaatcactACAAAAGATTGTATCTTCTACAAGGTTTTCCTCTGTATATGATCTTCAAACAGATATTTCAactaatatttgcttttttaaaaaagtagatAACAGTATCATTACACTGTCtcaaaaaagtttaaagaatCATCCAGCATGAGCTAGCAGATTTGGTCTCTGTATATATCCCATCGGTTTTTAATATGATCAGGAtaagaacttttattttcatgagatCAACTTGCATTGTGTTCTGGCTTCTGTTAGGATGCTCTGATAAATTCAAGCCAATGCAATTTAGCAATTATTAGTGGTGTTGAAGTAAGatctatttctttaaatgatacCAAacctgtaaaatgaaatttgaagtgATTAGAAGTTCTGTGGGAAGAGCCAACATGGATGATATACTTGCATAGTTAATTAGAAAATGAGAGTTAGGATACTTTTTCACACCATAACGACCAGATACAATGCCATATTTAATTTAACAGAGATGAAGTACTGGACTTCAAAGATCATGTCCACTAGCATTCATAATACAGGTGATGTAAGAACATCCAAGGCCACATCCGGCTAGTTCTTTAATCTTGACAAATTTTATATCTTTAATTTCAATATTAATAGGAATACCatagagagatttttaaaaaaaaaaacacacagcacaaATGTGCTAGTTACAATTAGAAGCTCAATAACAGGAGGTTCAACTACAGAATTataaaaaaagttacaaaattcAGAATCATTGAGAAAGAGGctgaaattgcattttgtggttaaaagaactgaacaaaaatctgtttgaaaactGTGATACCAATGAACATACACAAATTTAACCAAAATTCTCCGGATTTAAGAAAAAGTCAGGGCTGCCAAATAGAAACTGTGCCATTTGCTTTTAACTCTGCTCTAAGTATAGTGGAAATTCAGTATGCCAGCTgatttttctagaaaaacacaaaaatcactGCAAATGTAAATGGATTTTTCCATGAATTCCTACTTTTTTTGTGAGGTCCTTCATTTATAATGAGATCCTCAAACAGTATTTCACAACGATCATTCAATGTGTTTATTATGTCTCTTTTCAAAGcctgcaaagaaaaagacaaagcatgAGCAATATAAAAGACATCTGCAAACCTTTTGACTAgtaagaaacaacaaaacaagtcCCTCATGGGTCAAACCCTTGTTGAAAGATTAGTTTTCCAGACAATAAAAGCTctaaagagaattaaaaatccAATAAAGACAAGCTAACATCACAAGAATATaaaccagaaaacaacaaagcaaagatgaaagcagaaaaaattaGTACTGTTAGAACTACAAATTTCTGAGCATTactactaaaaacaaacaaaagacaatcACAAGGCATTGATTTaataagaaacaagaaaaaacactgaacaaaactGGATTTTCTCATTTATGTGTACATAAATATACAGCCTgacattttcttaattaaaaaaaaacttgtcaCAGCCTAATCATGTTTATAAATTGTGCAAAGATTCACCAGAGAACAGTATTAACAGAAGACATATCTGctaaaagcaagaaaggaattGAATCCATCACACACACGCATAGatgatttcagaaacaaatctgTAAGTTCAAGAGGTGAATGTTTCAACACCAGTTTAGACCTCACcattttggcaaagaaaaaaaacagtatgatAAACTTcaagtattttggaaaaaaaattccgATGAACTGCTAGTTCACCTTTTCACTACCTGAACAGCTTCTTTAACTTTTGGCTTGTTGTTATGTACGTAGGCTCTGCATTTCACAGCACCTTTGAGATTTATGGAACCACTGCAGACTTGGACTGTTGCCGTTGATCTATGACTTGAACCCTgggactgaaaaataaatgtttcaatttTATCTTGTTACCTAGGCACTTGCAGCatgattaagaaaaaacagaactagGGAATTAATAGCATACCTTAAGATGTTTACACATGATCTGTCTTCCCTCATAATTcgtcagtttttgtttgttttgttagctACGACTGAgaatctctctccttttccattATGTATGATGTATTTACTTTGCCAGACATTCcatattttgtgatttaaatatttgtgtctATAGGATTTCTCAAACCTTTCAGGAAAGTGGcttgtgactttttttattattattcagagGTTTATATATTTACTATGTAGTAAGCATAACCTAGGGCATCCTGAAAGCCATCCCATCAGTCAGCAATAAATCATAAATCTGGTCATGTTCAGAACTGTATCGAACTGCTGCTGCATAAAAATAGTTCCCCTGATTTCCAAAACAATGAGTACATTctagaaagcattttaagaaaacaccTGGAAACAGGTGGATTCATAACTTCCACATGAACTGCTTAACTGACTCATGTCATGACTGGAAACCCTTTTAAAAAGcgtaatggttttaaattaaaagagggtaaatttagattagatatgaagaggaaattctttactataagggtgctgaggcactggaacaggttgcccagagaagctgctccatccctggaagtggAGACCAGGTTTGATGGAGCTTTGAGCACACAGGTGttgtgggaggtgtccctgcccatggcaaggggttggaaccagataATCcttaaggtcccctccaacccaaaccattctatgagtctatgataatgtcaaaataaaaagctttccttcctctgaagcaATTAACCATTGGAGCAATGTAACAACAAAAGTAGATGAGTTTCTCTCAAGTCTTAAAAATGACActttataaatgtataaatgctTTGCTAGACGCAACTTTAGAGAATCCTATGTGACAAAACAGGTTGGCCTGTTTACAAAAGGAAGCCTACAAAACAATGCCTATACATTGGACTTTACAAACATGGCTGGGGCACCTAATTCAAATGTCACACCAACATAAGCTCTGCTGGAGTGGAAACTTCTAACACAGACCCGACAGCTCCAGATTATGATTCAGCTCACAGGATCTGCATCTTAACCCCAATCCAGTGACTGAGCTTCTGCTGAAAGTATTCAAGTAAATGTCCAAAGATAGCCATGACAAACTAAAGCATGGGGTTCGTTCTGAACATCAGAATGCAGTCACTGTGAACATAATGTATGCAGGGAGGTACAGGTATCCTACTACCAACTGAATTAGTTCGTAGGACTTCATTCCTCTAACCAGCGGTTCAAATTTTCCTCACAACTATATTGTGCAATTCTTACACAACATGACTATCACACTACGAaaaattcaaagacaaaaagcattCCAATCTGTCCATAGCCAGTTTCACAGCCAATATCCAAGGGGGAAAATATCTTAAGATAAATTAAGTTGGATTTCTAGACAACAACGAAGAaggttctttcattttttattgtattttatcaGAGTGCACTACTTACCAGCTGTGTCAGAACCTTGACATCAGAAATCTGAGTGCTGTATTGAGTATTTCCTCTTAACTTcttctgagagaaaatgaatacatcaaatgaaataggaaaaatctCCCTGAATCAGTTATGTCAAGCTACTTTACAGTTACCTTCACAATAGTATAAAGTGTGCCCTAGTTAATAGCTTTTCAGAGACAAAAACTTATGGAAAACAGCCATGAGAACGTAATTACAAAACTAGAAGGAGATATGAACATGGCAGCCACTCTTTATTGAGCATTTTGACACACATAGGTCTTAGAAATCTCATCAACTATATTTACACCTGACTTAGGTTGTTTAATGAGGCAACAAAGCCAGAGACAACAAATAGAAATTTTTTTAGTCAGGCTTCACATATAGTAATTGCTTTCACTGTGGTAGAGGAAGAAGAGGCAATTTACTGCAGTGAGGATGGGAAAACAAGGAGTCCTGTGCATTACTTATTTGAAAGAGGCCAATTACATCAACCAACATCGTACAGAAGACCTCCCATTCACTGTTTTATTACAACAGGAGTTCTAACTACAAATCTATTAGAGTTTAATTCCTTGTTATACAGCACTCACCTGCCCTTCCAGCAGTTCTGTATCATCATCTTTAGCTTGTCCATTGATCAGAAAAACACTGTCCTCTATCTGTTTTGACCATCGATTTAatccattctttaaaaaaagcaaaggcaaaaatctCACAAAAAGAACTTCACTAAAGGAGTTGGACAGTATCATGCTGAAGACTACAGAAATACATGTTTCAAAAGTTACTCTGAGAAGGTTTTAAAGTCTCTGAAATatctgtttatatatttttctatgccaaatcttaaaaacaaagtattcagaatatattgaaatattcatttcttaATGGGTAAGTGCTACCCCAGAGATGCAATacacaattatatttttgtaaattctaTTGAAAGTTAATCTGTATTAAAAGCATCCCCCCATTTTAACTGGGTGCAACCTTTCACCAGGTGAAACAGAAGAGACTTTAATTGGGATCCTCATGACATTGCCAATAATTCTGAGAAAAGGGAACTGCCAACActaagcacagcagaaaaaaatgtcagcattttttATACTAGGAATGCTTCACAGTAACTTcagataacatttaaaagatgaatAATAGTGTCAAACATCCCCTGCTTACTAGTCCTACTCATCTACTCACACTGTGTATTCAAATCTTTGTCTCATGTAATTTCCAGCAGAAAAAgtactgcagaaattaaatacaagacTGGTGCAGCCCTTTAGTTACCCTGGTATTCTTCTCCAAGTCATGGTTGGGTGAAGTAGCAAGAAGTGGAATGTGGATATTAACATTTACTGTGCAGTCCAAAGACAACCAGGAAGCAGACAGAGCACTCTGATATTTCCAATCTGCTGGTTTAGCTGAActctgagagaagaaataagCAAGAAAGTTCCTATACAAAACAGTATATAACTAACaacgtttttgtttgtttgttgttcttttttgaaCACTGTCACGCATTAAAAGCTGTGCAAAAACACAAGTCAAACTTACCTTTGGATCTTGTACATCGTAGGTTCGGCAAACTATTCTTCactacttaaagaaaaagattcagtgaaaagtaaaaagcaaataagaacAATTACTCTATCCTTTATATAGTAAATTCTTCTCCAATATATGCTTTGAAGAATGTTCGCATCTTTTgttagtgtaaaaaaaaaatacaaatatatttgactGTAAATTCAAACTACCATAGTGATGCTGTCCCATCTCTTACAAGTACTAAGATCAACAGGTTTTTACAACCACCAATGTACACATTTGCAATCTGTCCTAGTTTCTCTCacttttctctggaaaaccttgctttttcttgtgcttATCCTGTTATCAACGGACGTAACATTCTTCTGCAGCACTCGTGTCCACATGCTTGGCACTTCCCCACTACCATTAGAGCACCACTTAACCGCAACCTTAAGTTGTACAGTATTTCAGATGCTCCCCTTATTTTATACAAATCAAGAAAACTGGTGAAAGGCATAGTTTGATGCCACCACACACAAACCTAATAGTAACAAACCATGGAAATTTTGCAGCAATGAGAAGACCAGCAGCCTTACTTATGGCTAATCAGAAAACTCTATGATTGCAACTTACTGGTCTATCCAAACTCAAACAAATTTCCCCTCCCAATTCATCTACCAGTCTAAAACTTTGCTCTCTATTccagttctgaagaaaaaaaagaacagttatgTCTATTGGTAACAGAACACACAGTTTCGCCTGGCAGTTTCTACATTAAAAGTACCAAACATAGCACACCCATTCCTTTTAATCCAGAGAAAAATATAGTTTCTAGTATGAGCAGTCTGATACCCCATCCTAGGTACTCATACAGAATACCCAGAAAAAGAGAGCTACCCATGCCATACCAAACCTTGTGACTGGTTACACTAAGCACAGACAACATATGTTAAATGGACATGGTGCAGTGAACAGAGCAAACCAGAAGACACACTGCCTTTTAAGGTTTGTGTGCCAAACGAACCCTGGGAATCTTAACACAatcttttattcaaaaataactacaaaaaCCAGATTGGGGGGTAGTGACCTCAGTCAAAGCTTGCTAATAAAGGATACTTCTTTGTAGCAGAACAAACTTGAAGGGCTGCTCTGTCTGAGACTTCCTCCTCAGCAGGTTTCCAGAGCCTTCTTTTAGTCAAAGACTTTTCTATTGAGAAGATTAtctaaagattaaaaaaaaaaaaaagtattaagtaTTATGGATTTTTCCACGCAAATAACACATTATAAGTCCTGGTAAATAGTCTTGCACTGAAGTTGTAAGCCCAACTATCATGACTATAGataaactgaaaacacagcttATACATCACCAAATTATCACGTTAAAAGAACTTCAGCAAAGATTCATAGGCTAATACTCCAAAGAAAAAATTGCTTGTGCAAACTTAATTCAGGTTCCTCTTAAACTGAACCAAGCACATGTTTAACTTGTATACCTTTCtccttagaaaaaatattacagcttTATTCTTAAGGGTTAAGGATCAGGAAAGGCAGCTGTGCAAAACAGCTACTAAGTTAATAAACAAATTTGAATTCAGCAGTCACTGATCACCTATACACAAATCATCTTCTCATGCTGGTTTCTAGTTTCAATAATCACTACTGAGACCTGATTATGCTGCGctataaatatattcttacTGCCAACGTTCAGTCTTGGACCCAAGGCTTTAAATCTTACTCATGTTAAGATCACTTATGTTTGTCgtatcaaaagaagaaaatgaagctatATCTAGGGAACAACAGTGAATGTAGCACTAGATGCTCTGATCCTGTAACAATAAGGCATGTTACTAGACATGGTAGCAAgtagtttttaaatataatccCCCACACAACTAAGTCAAcatttatatacaaaatattccttttaaagaaacCGGAACTATTGATCCTGCACTCTTATAAGTACCTCTAAACAATTCAATCAGTCACAAAGCTAATATGCTACCGTTACTAATGATTGTGCTACAAAGATTTAGCTCAATATaagcaactttaaaaatattctctttaagACAGAATGCCCACTTTTAGTAAACACCTTAAGATAGCATATTTGAAGAATTACTATTGCAGTAACACCCTAAGACACAGAAAGCTAGCAAATGAAGGCTGCTGTACAGTCCCAAAGGACAGCAGTTTCTAAGGTTTCAAtctcaaaaccagaaatcaAAACGGAaggttttgctgctttatttctaaaagtagCAAACAACCACGATTACTGAAGacagtaataaaaaattacCCAGCTACACACCTAAAATTATGCTcgtctttcctcctctttcctctacTTACCTTGCGCAAAGCATTTTGACTGTCTTTTGACAGTTCTGGAGTTGCAATAATAAACACACCAAGAACTAGTAAACCTCCAGGAAGCATTCTAGAAaccttaaaaatagaaaagaacatGTATTAATAGAAATCAGATATCCAGCAGAGGTGTAACCATATATACCAAAAATTCCTAATGAGAGAAGtatgcagagagcagaaataaaataagcaagGCTGTTTTTCCCATACGGCATcctctgaaatggaaaagagagtATCCTGCaaattttcccatttcagtCCTATCAAGTCACTGTTTCGTCATGAActctgaaaacaataaatacaggTATTTTGGTTTAATTAATATACCAGACCATGTGCCTAAAAAGGTTCCTTTACTTTGAGAAAGGGGCTAGAGATTACTGTAAGAAAATTTCtgtacattttgtttcctttctgtttctcccaTCCCCTTCAGTAACTCACTGTGCTACCTGACTTGCATGTGCAGTGATCCATTCTTCATCAATGGATTCCAGTTTTGAAGGGCTGGTGttgccttccttctgctcttcctttgGAGGTGTTCGAACAGCCCGAATAACGTAGTCTCTTTGTGATGAACACTTTCAAGAATATCAATACGAACAAATACAGCATTAGGGTTATATCAAGTCTGGCAATATACTATGTAACACAACACCTCTAAAAGCTGCCTTACAGCATGTAGCATTAAACTCTGTAATAACCTGCCACAAAACTACTTCCTTCATGTTATTCATTTGCCTTAACTCTAAACAAGGTTTTAATGCAAAGTTTTATGACTGagatttttagtttcttttcttcgTGTcatatctttcagaaaaaaaaaagaaaaaagttttaggAGACTTGAGTACTCAGTTAACACCGCAAACACTTTATAGTATCCTTTCCAGTTATAGCACGACCCTGCAGCGTTATACAAGCTCAGTATTACGTTAATAGACTTAACAACAATGATTAAAGCTAAGGGGAATTTCTCCTACTAACACAAACGTATGCTACAAGCTTCACAAACTTACCTGCCCTATTAACAGGCCAGTGACATAAGGTTTAAATTTCGTGCTGAGGTCTGAAAGATACTGCCCAATAGCTTCCTCAACAAAGTAAGTTCTACCCATTGCTGCAGGTTTAAGACTCAGTATTGCATTTTCAGCCTACAAAAGAAAGGGCACATAAAGTCAGAGTATATGCCGGCAACTACACCAGTTACATGAAAGTAAGTCTCACAGAAAAAATCCTGAATGCGTTAATTTTTATGTAGCAAAGATTAACTATCTTCGTGATCTTCAAGttctttttaacttaaaaatataaatctctAAACGGAAGGAAAAGTACACACGAGCCttacttgaaagaaaactattttaaaaccCTGGAGGAAAACGCTAGGGAAAACATACTTCTAAGTAACAGTTTCTTGCTGCATCACATTGCATCAGAGGTAAGCAGGGCGTTTGCTTTCACATTCAGCACCCCCGGGAGGGAGCTGCTACACCGCACGTTTGCCCTGAACAAATTTAATGCTAATTACTATGAATTAAAAGCAGGGCGGCTGTGGACTCTCCAAGCGGCCGTCTTTACGGGGACCGCAGGAGGGCACGGGGACAGGGGGACTCACCGCGCCCGTACACGCAGACCTGTGCCGGGAAGGGCCCGAGGCGCCGCGGCTGGCCCAGCAGCTGCCGGGGAGCGGCTGAGGTcggcgggcaccggggggcgggggggcgcaGCGCCTGCGGCCGAAAGCAGCCCAGGGCCGGCGGGGCTGCAGCTGCGGGTCAGGCCAGGCCGAGGCACTCAGCAGGCACAGACCGCTCCTCACAGCGCCTCACGGCACCTCACCACACCGCGCCTCAGCCCACGCTGCCGGGCCAACAGCGCCTTCGGTCCGCTGACCGGGACCGCCCCGGCCACCCCCTCACCGCCTCCCGCCGACGGGGGCGCGCAGCGAGAGGGCTGGCCACCATGCTGTGTGCGTCAGAAGCCCAAGCGCCgctcccccccgccgccgccgcagcgcCCGGCCGCGCGGGACCGTGGAAGCGAGCCGTTCCGCGGCAGGCCCGGCCTCAAAGCCTTAGCGCCTCGCGGCGCCATTTTAGCCGTGCTCGGGGGGCGACCGGGGACGCGGCCTCACCCAACATGGCGGACGGAGCTGCCTGACCAGAAGCGGAAGCACTCGTCAGCGCGCCGACCGCCGCGCAGGAAAACTCCGTGTCCCCTGGCGCCCGGCggtggctgggaggggaggTGCGGCGCGCGGCGCCAAGATGGCGGCCGTGCTGCAGCAGGTCCTGGAGCGGGCCGAGCTCGCCAAGCTGCCCAAGGCGGTGCAGGGCAAGCTGGAGCGCTTCCTGGCCGATCAGCAGAGCGAGATCGACGGGCTGCGGGCCAGGCACGAGCGCTTCAAGGTGGACAGCGGTGAGCGCGGGGCGAGGGGCAGCGGGACTGGGCCGGGAGCGTCGCGGCCCCCTGACGGGAGGAGCGGGACCGGCGGGGTCGCTCGGCGTGGGGCGGCGAGGGGAGCGTGGTGCTGCTACCTCGAGGTCTCCTACAGGGTCAGAACCCCTCCAAAACGGGCGCACAGAGCGTTTTTCGTTATGTTTGTAGAGGTAGTGCCTCGCTTCGGTCAGCTTCGATCCTCGTGGAGGAGCAGTACTGATTTGTTCACTCGACTCCccaagttttttctttaaattctacGCCGGAGACTACAACCTTTCCGGATAAAGTGCTCCTAATCCAAACAAAGTCTTTGTGTTGGTTTGGAGATTACATGGTCACGGAGAAACTGATGGCTGTGGAGAGCTGGAGTAAAGTGGGAGGAGGGTAGATGAGCGTAAGCCCTGGACATTGCTGACAAAATAAGTTAGTTTATTTAGAACGCATAAACattctatttttccttcaacttttctgtctgtttcaTGATAAAAGTCTGGCTACAGTAAGTGATTAAAATGTACTGTAAATTAAGGTAAGTCACAAGTTTTAGTACGTTAGTCACTTTCATGTACTGGCTTTTCTCATATAGCTGGAAGGCAGCATTAtttggaattttaaaatgtggtaggaagtataaaatacatttaaaaaaatccctcagtATTTCCCTACAAGTCCACTGTGTCTGATAAACTCTGGTTTAACAAAGCATTTAACAGTTAAGCTCTGTGACACAGTGTTTCAGGTGATGAATCAAAgttcaaatctattttttttagtactaTGAGAAATGCAGCATAGAGCAcaagagttatttttttaagaactgttaAACGTTTTCCAAATTAAATCTCAACACCTAGACTTACATGGCTTTCATTGTATGTGTGTAGAGGTAGCCTGTTTTcttacatctaaacatcttaCATCTAGTGTTGACACAACTGAGTCCACTACGTGATTGTGCTAATATAACTCTCTAGCTACATAAAAATTTTCAAGAAGTATAAAAATTAATCAAACTGTTGTTTTGTGGATCATTTCtggaaacatatttttccatattaaaaatgaattaaacagTGCTAATTATGTGTGAAAATTTATCTTCTAGcttcaaaaagacatttttattcaaattctattttagtattttaaaaatattttattgacaaatactgtttttgtttaaagtctGTAAATGTGGATCCTTgataaatagaagaaagaagaataacAGTTTTGAAGCAGAATTGAGgcaatattgttatttttcagaacaacAGTACTTTGAAGTAGAAAAGCGACTGGCTCAAAGTCAGGAGAGGCTTGTAACTGAGACGCAAGAATGTCAAACTCTCCGTGAGGAGGTTAAAAAGCTTCGTGAGTATAACCGCGCATCCTTAAGACTGGATGGGATTTTAATTCTTTAGTCCAATGTTATGTTGAAATGCATTAAGTTTTAAATAGGAGTTGAATATTCAACCATCAAATGCAATTATTGCGTCTGCAAACAGGGAGGTTTTGCGCTTATGTatgtctgcatttttaatggaattttctgttctaatggggaaaaaattgtAATAGTAATATGGTGGCTTACATATTTCTCTTCACAATAAACGCCTCTGCCCCCAGTG
Proteins encoded in this region:
- the ODR4 gene encoding protein odr-4 homolog isoform X2; translation: MGRTYFVEEAIGQYLSDLSTKFKPYVTGLLIGQCSSQRDYVIRAVRTPPKEEQKEGNTSPSKLESIDEEWITAHASQVSRMLPGGLLVLGVFIIATPELSKDSQNALRKIIFSIEKSLTKRRLWKPAEEEVSDRAALQVCSATKKIVCRTYDVQDPKSSAKPADWKYQSALSASWLSLDCTVNVNIHIPLLATSPNHDLEKNTRNGLNRWSKQIEDSVFLINGQAKDDDTELLEGQKLRGNTQYSTQISDVKVLTQLSQGSSHRSTATVQVCSGSINLKGAVKCRAYVHNNKPKVKEAVQALKRDIINTLNDRCEILFEDLIINEGPHKKNFERVYHVLPQRLFVPFAGSSVMLSDYKFGDEAAGEIQERFVEMLDQSVQAEDIHIAEELNTVDICPVTENTDDTQQKQLTKATLLLKLQQNIGVVIAAAVAVFASIFSFNYFSD
- the ODR4 gene encoding protein odr-4 homolog isoform X1, which produces MGRTYFVEEAIGQYLSDLSTKFKPYVTGLLIGQCSSQRDYVIRAVRTPPKEEQKEGNTSPSKLESIDEEWITAHASQVSRMLPGGLLVLGVFIIATPELSKDSQNALRKIIFSIEKSLTKRRLWKPAEEEVSDRAALQVCSATKKIVCRTYDVQDPKSSAKPADWKYQSALSASWLSLDCTVNVNIHIPLLATSPNHDLEKNTRNGLNRWSKQIEDSVFLINGQAKDDDTELLEGQKKLRGNTQYSTQISDVKVLTQLSQGSSHRSTATVQVCSGSINLKGAVKCRAYVHNNKPKVKEAVQALKRDIINTLNDRCEILFEDLIINEGPHKKNFERVYHVLPQRLFVPFAGSSVMLSDYKFGDEAAGEIQERFVEMLDQSVQAEDIHIAEELNTVDICPVTENTDDTQQKQLTKATLLLKLQQNIGVVIAAAVAVFASIFSFNYFSD
- the ODR4 gene encoding protein odr-4 homolog isoform X3, whose product is MDHCTCKSGSTVSRMLPGGLLVLGVFIIATPELSKDSQNALRKIIFSIEKSLTKRRLWKPAEEEVSDRAALQVCSATKKIVCRTYDVQDPKSSAKPADWKYQSALSASWLSLDCTVNVNIHIPLLATSPNHDLEKNTRNGLNRWSKQIEDSVFLINGQAKDDDTELLEGQKKLRGNTQYSTQISDVKVLTQLSQGSSHRSTATVQVCSGSINLKGAVKCRAYVHNNKPKVKEAVQALKRDIINTLNDRCEILFEDLIINEGPHKKNFERVYHVLPQRLFVPFAGSSVMLSDYKFGDEAAGEIQERFVEMLDQSVQAEDIHIAEELNTVDICPVTENTDDTQQKQLTKATLLLKLQQNIGVVIAAAVAVFASIFSFNYFSD